A DNA window from Halomicrobium mukohataei DSM 12286 contains the following coding sequences:
- a CDS encoding DUF2061 domain-containing protein: protein METHRRSILKAASYRLFATSVVFGVAVLFTGEFGASAKIGLSAAVAKTVLYYVWERQWSSIEWGLAQPE from the coding sequence GTGGAGACCCACCGTCGATCGATCCTGAAGGCTGCCTCTTATCGCCTGTTCGCCACGAGTGTGGTTTTCGGGGTCGCCGTCCTCTTTACCGGCGAGTTCGGGGCCTCGGCGAAGATCGGACTCTCGGCCGCGGTCGCGAAGACGGTGCTGTACTACGTCTGGGAACGGCAGTGGAGCAGCATCGAGTGGGGGCTGGCCCAACCGGAGTGA
- a CDS encoding universal stress protein: MYDVLMPIDSDEERAMGQARAISELPAVRDQITVTLLHVFDDESVAENTSPTQITAGRNVQEWFRDRGITVETMSTSGDPSSEILDAASRIGADQIVLGGRKRSPLGSLLFGSVSQAVMLDSEIPVTITGGLDERTQPTHRCPSCGEEYYGDPGTEIATCRSCGGSKVEAVDA; this comes from the coding sequence ATGTACGACGTTCTCATGCCGATCGACAGCGACGAGGAGCGTGCGATGGGGCAAGCTCGGGCTATCAGCGAGTTGCCGGCCGTCCGCGACCAGATCACGGTGACGCTGTTGCACGTCTTCGACGACGAGAGCGTCGCCGAGAACACGTCGCCGACGCAGATCACGGCCGGTCGCAACGTCCAGGAGTGGTTCCGGGACCGTGGGATCACCGTCGAGACGATGAGCACTAGCGGCGACCCGTCGAGCGAGATCCTCGACGCGGCCAGTCGGATCGGAGCCGACCAGATCGTCCTCGGCGGTCGGAAGCGATCGCCGCTGGGCTCGCTGCTCTTTGGGAGCGTCAGCCAGGCCGTCATGCTCGATTCGGAGATTCCGGTGACGATCACCGGCGGGCTCGACGAGCGAACGCAGCCGACCCATCGATGTCCGTCCTGTGGCGAAGAGTACTACGGCGACCCCGGAACCGAAATCGCGACGTGTCGCAGTTGTGGCGGTTCGAAGGTCGAAGCCGTCGACGCGTAG
- a CDS encoding alanine dehydrogenase produces the protein MQTLLLGPDAVDEHTPLADVIAAVSDAFGAYARGDVVMPAKSYVDLPQYNGDFRSMPAYVAADEWDAAALKWVNVHPDNPDSYDLPTVLGTLIYSDPRNGFPLAVMDGTLLTQKRTGAASAVATDHLAVPDASSMGLVGAGVQAYTQLEAIAQVRDIETVVVADQDEAAVQAFVDHFSDRFDVRGGTIEEAAACDVLSTVTPVSEPIIHAVGDRTHVNAIGADAAGKHEIADEVLLDATIVIDDYEQCTHSGEINVPWSEGRLDDDDIHAELGDLVVGDRPGRDGIDGVTVFDSTGLAIQDVACAHVAYENASDGGSGTDFELVGTDLSS, from the coding sequence ATGCAGACCTTACTGCTCGGACCAGATGCTGTCGACGAACACACGCCGCTCGCGGACGTGATCGCCGCCGTCTCCGACGCGTTCGGTGCGTACGCACGCGGCGACGTCGTCATGCCGGCCAAGTCCTACGTCGATCTCCCCCAGTACAACGGCGACTTTCGTTCCATGCCGGCCTACGTCGCCGCCGACGAGTGGGACGCCGCGGCGCTCAAGTGGGTCAACGTCCACCCGGACAATCCCGACTCGTACGACCTCCCGACAGTACTGGGGACGCTGATCTACTCCGATCCCCGCAACGGCTTCCCGCTCGCCGTGATGGACGGGACGCTCCTCACCCAGAAGCGGACCGGCGCGGCGTCGGCGGTCGCGACCGACCACCTCGCGGTCCCCGACGCCTCGTCGATGGGGCTGGTCGGTGCGGGCGTGCAGGCCTACACCCAGCTCGAAGCCATCGCCCAGGTCCGTGACATCGAGACGGTCGTCGTCGCCGATCAGGACGAGGCGGCGGTGCAGGCGTTCGTCGATCACTTCTCGGACCGCTTCGACGTGCGCGGCGGGACGATCGAGGAGGCCGCCGCCTGCGACGTGCTCTCGACGGTGACGCCCGTCTCGGAGCCGATCATCCACGCCGTCGGCGACCGGACCCACGTCAACGCGATCGGAGCCGACGCCGCCGGGAAACACGAGATCGCCGACGAGGTGTTGCTCGACGCGACGATCGTGATCGACGACTACGAGCAGTGTACTCACTCGGGCGAGATCAACGTCCCCTGGAGCGAGGGGCGACTGGACGACGACGACATCCACGCGGAACTCGGTGATCTCGTCGTCGGCGATCGACCCGGTCGAGACGGGATCGACGGCGTGACCGTCTTCGACTCGACCGGGCTGGCGATCCAGGACGTGGCCTGTGCCCACGTCGCCTACGAGAACGCCAGTGACGGGGGATCGGGGACCGACTTCGAACTCGTCGGGACCGACCTCAGTTCGTGA
- a CDS encoding DUF7535 family protein produces the protein MAAETDGGSGLRTVTPLANESDDSQMNAIGWLIFAGMLVVMLPVLPILALIWLVDKLTN, from the coding sequence ATGGCAGCAGAAACCGACGGCGGCTCCGGACTCCGGACGGTCACGCCACTGGCCAACGAGAGCGACGACAGTCAGATGAACGCGATCGGCTGGCTCATCTTCGCCGGCATGCTCGTCGTCATGCTCCCGGTGTTGCCGATCCTCGCACTGATCTGGCTGGTCGACAAGCTCACGAACTGA
- a CDS encoding signal peptidase I, whose translation MYGVSDRHPSHGRGPARPPESRSPVPGSRVVWRAVALLLAAFVLVSVFGQIAPISYVNSGSMAPALSTGDGFVAVPAAVADDPDPGDVIVYRSQEIEAGGLVTHRIVGRTDGGFVTKGDANPVTDQQAGEPPVSRDRIVAQVFAVDGRVVSLSGLGTVSMTIRSAVRTSPVGLPPASMELLVLAAGAVLFWRGR comes from the coding sequence ATGTACGGTGTGAGTGATCGACATCCGAGCCACGGTCGCGGTCCCGCGCGTCCTCCCGAATCTCGGTCGCCGGTCCCCGGCTCGCGCGTGGTCTGGCGGGCGGTCGCCCTCTTGCTCGCCGCGTTCGTCCTCGTGAGCGTGTTCGGACAGATCGCCCCGATCAGCTACGTCAACAGCGGGAGCATGGCTCCGGCGCTGTCGACCGGTGACGGGTTCGTCGCGGTGCCGGCGGCCGTCGCCGACGATCCCGATCCCGGCGACGTGATCGTCTACCGCTCCCAGGAGATCGAGGCCGGCGGACTGGTCACCCACCGGATCGTCGGCCGGACCGACGGGGGGTTCGTGACGAAAGGCGACGCGAACCCCGTCACCGACCAGCAGGCCGGCGAACCGCCGGTTTCGCGCGATCGCATCGTCGCGCAGGTGTTCGCGGTCGACGGGCGCGTGGTCTCGCTGTCGGGTCTCGGGACCGTCTCGATGACGATTCGCAGCGCCGTCCGGACGAGTCCCGTCGGCCTCCCGCCAGCGTCGATGGAGCTGCTGGTGCTTGCCGCGGGTGCGGTGTTGTTCTGGCGCGGGCGGTGA
- a CDS encoding peroxiredoxin, whose product MVLDTGSDAPAISARNQWGERVEPDFGGATVLYCYPRDDAAGWTTQARQFDDHYDTYRDAGIPVYGVSTDDVDGHRAFAEDHDLAFDLLADPDGEIADAFGVALDDGRVARTTFVIAAGRVVGLYEGVRPDGHALDVLRDLAELGLVDPAE is encoded by the coding sequence ATGGTGCTCGACACGGGCTCGGACGCCCCGGCGATCAGCGCCCGGAACCAGTGGGGCGAGCGCGTCGAGCCCGACTTCGGCGGTGCGACGGTGCTTTACTGCTACCCGCGAGACGACGCCGCCGGCTGGACGACCCAGGCCCGCCAGTTCGACGACCACTACGACACCTATCGAGACGCCGGAATCCCCGTCTACGGCGTCTCGACCGACGACGTGGACGGCCACCGCGCGTTCGCCGAGGACCACGACCTCGCGTTCGACCTGCTGGCCGATCCCGACGGTGAGATCGCCGACGCCTTCGGCGTTGCCCTCGACGACGGGCGCGTGGCCCGGACGACGTTCGTCATCGCCGCGGGGCGCGTCGTCGGCCTCTACGAGGGCGTCCGGCCGGACGGCCACGCTCTGGACGTGCTCCGGGATCTGGCCGAGCTCGGCCTCGTCGACCCCGCCGAGTGA
- a CDS encoding Hsp20/alpha crystallin family protein: MDDSTPTDPFEELERAFDLVSEQFGTERTGVPVDVLDTGEEIVVRADLPGRSSDAIDVTLEDDTLLTISAADDEPDRDGRYVKRERPRQAARRTVRLPEAVAPEATTASYDDGVLTVELGKQSSDGGTSITVE, from the coding sequence ATGGACGACTCGACACCGACAGATCCCTTCGAAGAGCTGGAACGGGCCTTCGACCTCGTGAGCGAGCAGTTCGGCACCGAGCGCACGGGCGTTCCCGTCGACGTGCTCGATACGGGCGAGGAGATCGTCGTCCGCGCCGACCTCCCGGGCCGGTCCAGCGACGCCATCGACGTGACCCTCGAAGACGACACGCTGCTGACGATCAGTGCGGCCGACGACGAGCCGGACCGAGACGGTCGCTACGTGAAGCGGGAACGACCCCGACAGGCCGCCCGTCGGACGGTCCGCCTCCCGGAGGCCGTCGCTCCCGAGGCGACGACCGCCAGCTACGACGACGGCGTGTTGACCGTCGAGCTGGGCAAGCAGTCCAGCGACGGCGGCACGTCGATCACGGTGGAGTGA
- the pheA gene encoding prephenate dehydratase produces MKMLTLGPAGTYSHRAARSVADDDEIEFRESPTAIVEAVAGGEADRGVVAVENSIEGSVTESLDAFAGYEVAVVKEIITPIRHALLAQRGDFELVASHAQALAQCRSYLDANYPDAKLEAVASTARGVERARDDPSVAGIGHPDNGGEGTDLQVLAEDIQDQSSNATRFVVVAPLAERSDAGSKSSLIVYPNVDYPGLLLEMLEPFADRNINLTRVESRPSGERLGDYVFHVDVEAGLYEERTQKALADIEAIAEKGWVKRLGSYDSETVLN; encoded by the coding sequence ATGAAGATGCTCACGCTGGGGCCGGCCGGAACCTACTCGCACCGGGCAGCCCGCTCGGTCGCCGACGACGACGAGATCGAGTTCCGAGAGTCGCCGACCGCCATCGTCGAAGCGGTCGCGGGCGGCGAGGCGGATCGCGGCGTCGTCGCCGTCGAGAACAGCATCGAGGGATCGGTCACGGAGAGCCTCGACGCCTTCGCGGGCTACGAGGTCGCCGTCGTCAAGGAGATCATCACGCCGATCCGTCACGCGCTGCTGGCCCAGCGCGGCGACTTCGAACTGGTCGCCAGCCACGCCCAGGCGCTGGCCCAGTGTCGGTCCTACCTCGACGCCAACTACCCCGACGCCAAGCTGGAGGCCGTCGCCTCCACCGCTCGCGGCGTCGAGCGCGCCCGCGACGACCCGTCGGTCGCCGGTATCGGCCACCCGGACAACGGCGGCGAGGGCACCGATCTGCAGGTGCTGGCCGAAGACATCCAGGACCAGTCCTCGAACGCCACGCGCTTCGTGGTCGTCGCGCCGCTCGCCGAGCGGTCCGACGCGGGCTCGAAGTCCTCGCTGATCGTCTACCCCAACGTCGACTACCCCGGACTGCTGCTGGAGATGCTGGAGCCGTTCGCCGACCGCAACATCAATCTCACTCGGGTGGAGTCTCGCCCCAGCGGCGAGCGGCTGGGCGACTACGTCTTCCACGTCGACGTGGAGGCCGGCCTCTACGAGGAACGGACCCAGAAGGCACTGGCAGACATCGAAGCCATCGCCGAGAAGGGATGGGTGAAGCGACTGGGCTCGTACGACTCCGAGACCGTCCTGAATTGA
- the lpdA gene encoding dihydrolipoyl dehydrogenase, whose product MVVGDVTTGTELLVVGGGPGGYVAAIRAAQLGVDTTLVERDAYGGTCLNHGCIPSKALISGADVAHRAGQAEEMGVYADPAVDLSGMVEWKDGVVTRLTRGVESLAKSAGVELIEGEATFTGEHTARIAHGGDGQGSETVEFEHAIVATGSRPIQVPGFEFDADPILSSKEALALESLPERLLVVGAGYIGMELSTVFQKLGSEVTVVEMLDEALPGFEDDIATLVRERAEEIGVDFYFGEAADSWEQAGEEIVVHTEDEDGDLTRFDAEKALVAVGRQAVTDGLGLDELGIEPDEDGFLATDEQARTDAEHVFAVGDVAGEPMLAHKAMAEGEVAAEVVAGEPAALDHQAIPAAVFTEPEIGTVGMTEAEAADAGFDPVVGQMPMRANGRALTVDEKAGFVRIVADDETGFVLGAQIVGPEASESIAEVGLAIEMGATLEDIAGTIHTHPTLSEAVHEAALAARGEAIHTR is encoded by the coding sequence ATGGTCGTCGGAGACGTAACGACAGGAACGGAACTGCTGGTCGTCGGCGGCGGGCCGGGCGGGTACGTGGCCGCCATCCGGGCCGCTCAGCTCGGCGTCGACACCACACTCGTCGAGCGAGACGCCTACGGAGGGACCTGCCTCAACCACGGCTGTATCCCCTCGAAGGCGCTGATCTCGGGGGCAGACGTGGCCCACCGGGCCGGCCAGGCCGAGGAGATGGGCGTCTACGCCGACCCGGCGGTCGACCTGTCCGGGATGGTCGAGTGGAAAGACGGCGTCGTCACCCGGCTGACGCGGGGCGTCGAGTCGCTGGCGAAGTCGGCCGGCGTGGAACTGATCGAGGGCGAGGCGACGTTTACCGGCGAGCACACCGCACGGATCGCCCACGGCGGCGACGGACAGGGCTCGGAGACCGTCGAGTTCGAGCACGCGATCGTCGCCACGGGGAGCCGCCCGATCCAGGTCCCCGGCTTCGAGTTCGACGCCGACCCGATCCTCTCCTCGAAGGAGGCACTCGCACTGGAGTCGCTGCCCGAGCGGCTCCTGGTCGTCGGCGCGGGCTACATCGGCATGGAGCTGTCGACGGTGTTCCAGAAGCTCGGCAGCGAGGTGACCGTCGTCGAGATGCTGGACGAGGCACTGCCGGGCTTCGAGGACGATATTGCCACGCTGGTCCGGGAACGGGCCGAGGAGATCGGCGTCGACTTCTACTTCGGGGAGGCGGCCGACAGCTGGGAGCAGGCGGGCGAGGAGATCGTCGTCCACACGGAGGACGAAGACGGCGATCTGACGCGGTTCGACGCCGAGAAGGCACTCGTCGCAGTCGGTCGCCAGGCGGTCACTGACGGGCTGGGACTGGACGAACTTGGCATCGAACCCGACGAGGACGGGTTCCTGGCGACGGACGAGCAGGCCCGGACCGACGCCGAGCACGTCTTCGCCGTCGGCGACGTGGCCGGCGAGCCGATGCTGGCCCACAAGGCGATGGCCGAGGGCGAGGTCGCCGCCGAGGTCGTCGCGGGCGAGCCGGCCGCACTGGACCACCAGGCGATTCCGGCCGCGGTCTTTACCGAACCGGAGATCGGGACCGTCGGCATGACCGAAGCGGAAGCCGCCGACGCCGGGTTCGACCCCGTCGTCGGCCAGATGCCGATGCGGGCCAACGGCCGCGCGCTGACGGTCGACGAGAAAGCGGGGTTCGTCCGGATCGTCGCCGACGACGAGACCGGCTTCGTCCTGGGCGCACAGATCGTCGGCCCGGAGGCCTCCGAGTCCATCGCCGAGGTCGGCCTGGCAATCGAGATGGGCGCGACGCTCGAAGACATCGCCGGCACGATCCACACCCACCCGACGCTCTCGGAGGCCGTCCACGAGGCCGCGCTGGCGGCCCGCGGCGAAGCCATCCACACGCGGTAA
- a CDS encoding alpha/beta fold hydrolase codes for MNESIESNITTLSVDGDDVTVRYLTAGDGPPLLFLHGIGLDAAAVSGRYALPALAEEYTVYALDFPGHGESEKPRRTYTTDYYVDTLSAFVDELGLAGASVVGVSMGGAVALGHALDGGRPERLVLVDSYGLGADAYWRTGASLALRIPFADSLLWGSMGTRAAVRTSLRTMSGATLPDELVDDVYETISPATMRTLRSWQRHEFQADGLRTDYTERLSELDVPTLLVHGSADPLLPVSWSQRASELLPDGQFLAAEGCGHWPHREHPERFNRAVTAFL; via the coding sequence ATGAACGAGTCGATCGAGTCGAACATCACGACGCTGTCGGTCGACGGCGACGACGTCACCGTCCGATATCTCACTGCCGGTGACGGACCGCCACTGCTCTTCTTGCACGGGATCGGACTCGACGCGGCGGCGGTGTCCGGCCGGTACGCGCTGCCCGCACTGGCCGAGGAGTACACCGTCTACGCGCTCGATTTCCCGGGCCACGGCGAGAGCGAGAAGCCCCGCCGAACGTATACGACGGACTACTACGTAGACACACTGTCGGCGTTCGTCGACGAACTCGGTCTCGCCGGCGCGAGCGTCGTCGGCGTGTCGATGGGTGGTGCGGTCGCGCTCGGCCACGCGCTCGACGGCGGTCGCCCCGAGCGGCTGGTGCTCGTCGACAGCTACGGCCTCGGTGCCGACGCGTACTGGCGGACCGGTGCCAGTCTCGCCCTCCGGATCCCGTTCGCGGACAGCCTGCTCTGGGGGAGCATGGGAACGCGCGCGGCGGTCCGGACCAGCCTCCGGACGATGTCCGGGGCGACCCTGCCGGACGAACTGGTCGACGACGTGTACGAGACGATCTCACCGGCGACCATGCGGACGCTCCGGAGCTGGCAGCGCCACGAGTTCCAGGCCGACGGTCTCCGGACCGACTACACGGAACGGCTCTCGGAGCTCGACGTTCCGACGCTGCTCGTCCACGGCTCGGCGGACCCGCTGCTCCCGGTATCGTGGTCGCAACGAGCGAGTGAGCTGTTACCAGACGGGCAGTTCCTGGCGGCGGAGGGCTGTGGGCACTGGCCACACAGGGAACACCCAGAGCGGTTCAATCGAGCGGTAACGGCGTTTCTCTAG
- a CDS encoding MaoC family dehydratase: MFNSVVAANRAAFAAFGVRPDDDGDGKPLPAERIEADEDLPEWHVELSADNPDRLGVGDRVEFTKRISDNDVKQFAAASGDTNPLHLDDDFAEQTRFRGRIAHGTLVGGLISAALARLPGLTIYLSQDLEFHNPVRIDDRLTAEIEIVEDLGDDQYRLTTRVVDDGDVVIDGEAVVLIDEMPDES; the protein is encoded by the coding sequence ATGTTCAACAGCGTGGTGGCGGCCAATCGGGCAGCGTTCGCGGCGTTCGGCGTCCGACCGGACGACGACGGGGACGGCAAGCCGCTCCCGGCAGAACGCATCGAGGCCGACGAGGACCTCCCCGAGTGGCACGTCGAACTGAGCGCCGACAACCCCGACCGGCTCGGGGTCGGTGATCGCGTCGAGTTCACGAAGCGGATCTCCGACAACGACGTCAAGCAGTTCGCGGCCGCCAGCGGCGACACGAACCCCCTCCACCTCGACGACGACTTCGCCGAGCAGACCCGATTCCGCGGCCGGATCGCGCACGGCACGCTCGTCGGCGGACTCATCAGCGCCGCCCTCGCGCGGCTGCCGGGGCTGACGATCTATCTCTCGCAGGATCTGGAGTTTCACAACCCGGTCCGCATCGACGACCGTCTGACGGCCGAAATCGAGATCGTCGAGGATCTGGGCGACGACCAGTACCGCCTGACGACCCGCGTCGTCGACGACGGCGACGTGGTCATCGACGGCGAGGCCGTCGTCCTCATCGACGAGATGCCCGACGAGAGCTAG
- a CDS encoding AbrB/MazE/SpoVT family DNA-binding domain-containing protein has translation MTDENDVTMWPPMFKGMQEASEQAIESQQEMLQQMMSAGSSMPGFDMNQLGAMSQMATFKTRVQSGGRISIPDAEREALDIEEGDIVQTVVLPVKRNRTE, from the coding sequence ATGACCGACGAGAACGATGTCACGATGTGGCCCCCGATGTTCAAGGGAATGCAGGAAGCGAGCGAGCAGGCGATCGAATCCCAGCAGGAGATGCTCCAGCAGATGATGTCTGCCGGCAGCAGCATGCCCGGCTTCGACATGAACCAGCTCGGTGCGATGAGCCAGATGGCGACGTTCAAGACCCGCGTCCAGAGCGGCGGACGCATCTCCATTCCCGACGCCGAGCGAGAGGCCCTCGACATCGAGGAAGGCGACATCGTCCAGACAGTCGTTCTCCCGGTCAAGCGGAACCGCACGGAGTAA